One window from the genome of Yarrowia lipolytica chromosome 1B, complete sequence encodes:
- a CDS encoding uncharacterized protein (Compare to YALI0B07513g, similar to uniprot|P32863 Saccharomyces cerevisiae YGL163c RAD54 DNA-dependent ATPase of the SNF2P family), with protein sequence MRRNKAPSQIREHGLPAERPRDPMDVLHKPFKRPAPSSGSSYNSNWQPSRRARTAVNYTEGDPDAPVYRSDDPEKRGGGAVVRRDPLAVLNQNFRVPFKNRNDDFVESFPALGMRKPVDFVPRPLHDPAGEFAIVLYDPTVDGVKDAVTEEDIQTATEMTLSQSETDVETVEEMRTIPKKLTLAEILGISPRDKQKPKEYPEVPVVIDPKLAKILRPHQVEGVKFLYRATTGLINPKAHGCIMADEMGLGKTLQCIALLWTLLKQSPQGKGTISKAIVVCPSSLVRNWAAEFVKWLGEGVVVPYAVDGSQKPAELTAGLRQWAEAEGRKVTRPVLIISYDTLRRQVGAIADSEVGLLLADEGHKLKNGDSQTFTALNQLNVKRRVILSGTPIQNDLLEYFSLLNFSNPGLLGTKGEFRKNYEIPILKGRDADGTDKDVEKAEAKLLEMASIVSPLIIRRTNDILSKYLPVKYEHVVFCNLAPFQKSLYVQFRTSKEARSLLKGEKSSEGTTTLNAIGILKKLCNHPDLLKLPDEIEGCRKVFPDDYAPPDERGSRDRDIYPHFSAKFLILERMLRSINAETNDKIVIISNYTATLDLIEKMCRQRRYGCLRLDGTMNINKRAKLVTQFNDPEGQEFIFLLSSKAGGCGLNLIGANRLILMDPDWNPAADQQALARVWRDGQKKDCFVYRLIATGTIEEKIFQRQSMKQSLSTCVVDEVQDVERHYSMSNLRELFSYDDATPCNTHDMYECKRCRGGKQYQRAPAMLYGDATTWNHYYKGTMGKIEDLLLRQEEEFDEVSFVFQYISH encoded by the coding sequence ATGAGACGAAACAAGGCTCCCAGTCAGATTCGCGAGCACGGATTGCCGGCAGAACGCCCCAGGGACCCCATGGATGTATTACATAAGCCGTTCAAGCGCCCGGCGCCGTCGTCTGGCTCCAGCTACAACTCCAACTGGCAGCCGTCCAGACGCGCCAGAACGGCCGTCAACTACACGGAAGGCGATCCGGATGCGCCAGTGTACCGATCTGACGACCCCGAGAAACGTGGCGGAGGTGCTGTCGTTCGCCGTGATCCATTGGCGGTCCTGAACCAAAACTTCCGAGTGCCGTTCAAAAACCGAAATGACGACTTTGTGGAATCTTTTCCGGCGCTGGGGATGCGCAAACCGGTGGATTTTGTGCCCCGACCGCTGCACGACCCCGCGGGAGAGTTTGCTATTGTTCTGTACGACCCTACCGTCGACGGAGTAAAAGATGCCGTCACCGAAGAGGATATCCAGACCGCCACCGAAATGACCCTGTCGCAGTCGGAGACAGATGTGGAGacggtggaggagatgagaaCAATACCCAAGAAACTCACGCTCGCAGAAATCCTCGGAATCTCCCCCAGAGATAAACAAAAGCCCAAAGAGTATCCGGAAGTGCCAGTTGTAATTGATCCCAAGCTCGCCAAAATCCTCAGACCACACCAGGTCGAAGGAGTCAAATTTCTGTACCGCGCCACCACCGGCCTCATCAACCCCAAGGCCCATGGGTGCATCATGGCTGACGAAATGGGTCTGGGCAAGACTCTTCAGTGCATTGCGCTGTTGTGGACGTTGCTGAAACAGAGTCCCCAGGGCAAGGGCACGAtttccaaggccattgtAGTTTGCCCCAGTTCTCTGGTGCGAAACTGGGCCGCCGAGTTTGTCAAGTGGCTCGGGGAGGGAGTCGTTGTTCCTTATGCCGTGGATGGGTCTCAGAAACCGGCTGAGTTGACGGCTGGTCTGAGACAGTGGGCCGAGGCTGAGGGCCGCAAAGTCACACGACCGGTGCTCATCATCTCATATGATACACTACGACGCCAGGTGGGTGCCATTGCCGACTCTGAGGTGGGTCTTTTACTTGCTGACGAGGGTCATAAACTGAAAAATGGCGATTCTCAGACATTTACCGCGCTCAATCAGCTCAATGTGAAGCGTCGAGTCATTCTCTCAGGTACTCCGATCCAGAACGATCTTTTGGAGTACTTTTCGCTGCTGAACTTTTCCAATCCTGGCCTGCTAGGCACCAAAGGCGAGTTTCGAAAGAACTACGAGATTcccattctcaagggcaGAGATGCCGATGGTACGGATAAAgatgtggagaaggccgaggcGAAACTGCTGGAAATGGCCTCTATTGTCTCTCCTCTTATCATCAGACGTACCAACGACATTCTGAGCAAGTATCTGCCAGTCAAATACGAACATGTTGTCTTCTGCAATCTCGCACCGTTCCAAAAGTCGCTCTATGTGCAATTTCGAAcgtccaaggaggccagATCTTTGTTGAAGGGTGAAAAGAGCAGTGAAGGAACCACCACTTTGAATGCCATTGGTATCCTCAAAAAGCTGTGCAATCATCCAGATCTGCTGAAGCTGCCGGACGAAATTGAGGGATGCAGAAAGGTGTTTCCAGACGATTATGCGCCGCCAGACGAACGAGGGTCGCGTGATCGCGACATTTATCCGCATTTCTCCGCCAAGTTTCTCATTCTCGAGCGGATGTTGCGGTCAATCAATGCTGAAACCAacgacaagattgtcaTCATTTCAAATTACACGGCCACTCTCGATTTGATTGAAAAAATGTGTCGTCAGAGACGGTATGGGTGTCTTCGTCTTGATGGAACCATGAACATCAACAAACGAGCCAAGTTGGTGACTCAATTCAACGACCCCGAGGGCCAAGAGTTCATTTTCCTGCTCTCTTCCAAGGCCGGAGGTTGCGGTTTGAATCTAATTGGAGCTAACCGTCTGATTTTGATGGATCCAGATTGGAACCCTGCCGCAGATCAGCAGGCTCTCGCTCGAGTATGGAGAGAtggccagaagaaggactgTTTCGTCTACCGTCTGATTGCTACTGGCACgattgaggagaagatttTCCAGCGGCAGTCCATGAAGCAGTCCCTGTCGACCTGTGTGGTTGACGAGGTGCAGGACGTGGAGCGGCACTATTCCATGTCCAACTTGCGGGAGCTGTTTTCGTACGATGACGCCACCCCTTGCAACACCCACGATATGTATGAGTGTAAACGATGCCGTGGAGGGAAGCAGTACCAGAGGGCTCCTGCCATGCTGTATGGAGACGCCACCACGTGGAACCATTACTACAAGGGAACCATGGGGAAGATTGAGGATCTGTTGCTGcggcaggaggaggagtttgacgaGGTGAGTTTTGTGTTCCAATACATTTCTCACTAG
- a CDS encoding uncharacterized protein (Compare to YALI0B07535g, weakly similar to uniprot|P19158 Saccharomyces cerevisiae YOL081w IRA2 GTPase-activating protein for RAS proteins, similar to Saccharomyces cerevisiae IRA1 (YBR140C) and IRA2 (YOL081W); ancestral locus Anc_3.124) — protein MSYSLVPTVLARLSHVLPHTTNATIIETESNDVFQCIRKTMMSACRYGPFSENLFGFLQLLDGVICNDRNTPVEARSPAQLRSLVVILRLLTDFIDAHWEAVEYGVSEMKQVGVAPAAEPFTTTDDDETNASLYAESADQSGGYTPSDKERYFSTRPPKINPNLVKRTLGLIITIKPKIQNIDELISAKNIRNPSLLTEIEYNCNRAIRFLCATNWDEVYALTRSKLALLKLPGEDDNTDYELTELASLLFLDRDTLLPVLKDFWSLIPHIRRPKCQQLALGFLRKSIKHWMVTHARDLARIDEIDHLASIEAQGFFNYIYTLSNQQNQGNMRPSTYKFLTTLILLVPSSFQSYNYKKGLDSGTTEMAFLRHLKNSLNSTGKAFSIAVTCVSEIVSCAQLIWQYNRESPVISFAQKVYPDLYNVLFSSGHKISFVQDFDDVQSGFVASYLHLNQGAISRDVLPMITAKNAHPRYLQNVVHGISKSCSGVHGSPLDTPAFQDAYEQLVQMVTQKSIRHAVLETSPTPTPDQERERLSLASILRDSFTFFDQSFESHDPGLQQSYLFQQGSNIILPIVNAMLSEDLTLSRDASAFASKLLDPRNLESTQSDDVVKMYRSIGMMIRVLCEKIVNPNVRVESLTLIKRRILFSKLEGYLDARCYMAEQYEYLKSENSEGITIESPESRLATSRAAEVVILMALASPDMKLNVMALRCLCIVVKETSLTENVNFFLANPDATSFTIAKNFTVYSDLCQQIYALTGPAALQKRLRKYLQRIDYPSESITSVWKEIEKRWSRLNTIFGHLSDAEITRDGLINQWRNYSGFLASLSGCFVRSTSSQFADNPAVQIIRDHVYEFLQTMVGFMVSPSALIRETACEVLAIDASPLAYHHVFSELDHLINDHVTRKSDNLLLPEQVAAFVKSVLSRVNAEEFYINVDLGALTLRIAKHLESYSDSDSHVIKLKLRVSMLAQTIAKLQEGLNIRHNAVYRTSMVTILSQWFRSVALETVEPSSEHIKTPTTHLHRQKIDLAVASITAMALSLDSLELETSEESVEADGGVSSKIAAFAMHFNMLLKTIDKFSPDHTVYMSPGVAFSKDKVSAIREKTILALSNLISSNADVGLKFALPLGLHKDTRLRLAFLEVFTKMVGSKIQVPEVLSDEQQYEKLVAFVMTNMDITYLICEGCPGTETDNLSELLLDLAGPRSLELVQQVISREIQAAPSAPEVLRRNCVATRMLSKYAKRVGEGYLRETLRGVLSRDVSDLSRDVSGMSVTDSASVASMGSVGSRLSAGSRVPDDNFSPRGSVDSARDMSTSFGQAISLLVSSFPKTLSLVPPQLKSICHTIWTVFEARFKSSPTSAVGAFIFLRFFCPAIVSPESEGLVTAKLTGETRKECLQLAKLLQNMANGTCARVQMDGISRDFLDSQTGIVSGFLRDISSSPGVILARDETPDPVVSADLYTSQLGLHKFLYNHWEDIYHRIALDKRYKKLLRSHLQTDHVTDDDSVAQKSKNLTILLSTMKKPKAFYSVTAASDDEAPIRQFIHKNMHRDVSVATQKSQVVHMAVRKDGIPVIVVNCRMHDPNTMDTEYLLYRFYQVALKLWEQKFAVVVDATFYTDKNYFDHTVFRSIAKMAPAKMLSNCIALYFLNCSVGFGDRFRHTKEVFRAVEFLNPDKIPWRFLDPSNIEDTFDITSLSLLPYTVAQLKEGGYEYRVRQVMPAGMEGAESQLVVTVPGQPPFRNVDFKVGEDFIRIMAADLAYPFPDAPLRTVDSILISTVSVVIETEEGFVVVYSGGELRFLSPRKSEIVRTINEVRAREHVAAEPETDFNKLIVRPEDVIPALLNIGLRSLVSDDNSIRTTAYRLLCLLQSSFALDFGQNLMPCEGLGVPHLSLQLAAFLSEEISITRPEMTYDFLSDFFTAFESVSDSKRQEVIAYASPWIRNIYEYVFLTEHNGYEKTARLIGQFCDITYRNPSNYHCFVHQVWKVLCSEDELAGVLVSEIVSRVTFWQGQGHSADKSKIENMVSLLTTFPSISLCGRIVVATRAIAEVALSASHKKLSKHPNWDELGILLRVCREIFFNAPMLATEYLADVCFIVSIFVDSGSLQFRQSLYHLMVNTAHSFGESPKLQALLSQINEPKTRLLFGLHADNYSASSSTDMDNSIVANVDYLESCCSILLDLLDTVGDKDQANMWRTRWITFVARAAFNDSPAVQGRALVLLGCLAKTEVEDDMVRRVVELLVKQMTIEDPELARDMAVCAISCLTKMVSGLDPRSSIYVDRLFWIAIACVRSSETTEVFNAAMGLLDAVVKSLDKYGDFLNGSLADLLMPAIENDTSWAEFDALCGIKMSREFFETAVCATILRGMQKSVTRPRTLTVLETLLEVSAKTYAKTPRSEFDFQDDDYMATTPPHLCYLFFLHLCSRSRSKLRSYYWLAGYSDTEPTMTSYKCPDALWTYIRSPHPSTVFVLALGAQLFKTCEDDEVMEMRYLGVLSTAASDAPTKFIQVYSDVRPKLASHCSATLNVALLTVVTEVVCKVFSIPDISEQVARGRETLEAGLREAELDCVTACAEFNPKDKDYRTFRHVAAKSVKSLQPHKYY, from the exons atgtcGTATTCGTTGGTGCCGACGGTTCTGGCCAGATTGAGCCACGTG CTCCCCCACACAACCAACGCGACCATCATCGAAACCGAATCCAACGACGTCTTCCAATGCATCCGCAAAACCATGATGTCTGCCTGCCGCTACGGCCCCTTCAGCGAAAATCTCTTTGGCTTTTTACAGCTCCTGGATGGAGTCATTTGT AACGACCGAAATACGCCGGTCGAGGCCCGTTCACCGGCCCAGCTCCGCTCCCTTGTCGTCATTCTCCGTCTCCTGACCGACTTTATCGACGCTCATTGGGAAGCTGTGGAATATGGCGTCTCCGAGATGAAACAGGTCGGCGTCGCCCCCGCGGCCGAGCCGTTCACAaccaccgacgacgacgaaaccAACGCGAGTCTCTACGCCGAGTCGGCTGACCAGTCTGGCGGCTACACCCCATCGGACAAGGAGCGGTACTTTTCCACACGCCCTCCCAaaatcaaccccaaccTCGTCAAGCGCACGCTGGGgctcatcatcaccatcaagcCCAAGATCCAGAACATTGACGAGTTGATTAGCGCGAAAAACATTCGAAACCCGTCGTTGCTAACCGAAATCGAGTACAACTGTAACCGGGCAATTCGGTTCCTCTGTGCCACAAACTGGGACGAGGTGTATGCTCTGACACGTTCGAAACTGGCACTTCTCAAACTGCCAGGAGAGGACGACAATACAGACTACGAGCTCACCGAGCTGGCCTCGCTGCTTTTTCTCGACCGCGACACGCTACTGCCCGTTCTCAAGGACTTTTGGAGTTTGATCCCACACATCCGGCGCCCCAAGTGCCAGCAACTGGCCCTCGGCTTTTTGCGCAAGTCCATCAAACACTGGATGGTGACACatgcacgtgacttggCTCGGATCGACGAGATTGACCACCTCGCGTCCATCGAGGCCCAGGGCTTCTTCAATTACATCTACACGCTTAGCAACCAGCAGAACCAAGGCAACATGCGGCCCTCGACTTACAAGTTTCTGACCACCTTGATACTACTGGTGCCCTCGTCGTTCCAATCCTATAACTACAAAAAGGGGTTGGATAGCGGGACCACTGAGATGGCGTTCCTGCGGCATCTCAAAAATAGCCTCAACTCAACTGGGAAGGCCTTCTCGATAGCCGTCACGTGTGTGTCCGAGATTGTGTCGTGTGCCCAGCTCATCTGGCAGTACAATCGAGAGTCGCCAGTGATTTCCTTTGCACAAAAGGTGTACCCGGACCTTTACAATGTGCTGTTTTCCAGCGGGCATAAGATTTCGTTTGTGCAAGACTTCGACGATGTGCAGAGCGGGTTTGTGGCGTCGTACCTGCATTTGAACCAGGGCGCCATCTCTCGTGACGTGCTCCCCATGATCACCGCCAAGAATGCGCACCCTCGGTACCTTCAAAATGTCGTCCATGGTATTTCCAAGTCTTGTTCTGGAGTCCATGGATCGCCACTCGACACTCCTGCTTTCCAGGATGCTTACGAGCAGCTCGTTCAGATGGTGACCCAAAAGAGTATCCGACATGCTGTTCTGGAGACTTCACCAACTCCTACGCCTGACCAGGAGCGTGAGCGGCTCAGCCTGGCGTCTATTCTTCGTGACTCGTTCACCTTTTTTGACCAGTCGTTTGAGTCGCACGATCCAGGCCTCCAGCAGTCGTACCTCTTCCAGCAAGGCTCCAACATTATTCTTCCGATTGTGAATGCCATGTTGAGCGAGGACCTGAcgctgtcacgtgacgcaTCCGCCTTTGCATCCAAACTGCTGGACCCTCGGAACCTCGAGTCTACGCAGTCGGACGACGTGGTCAAAATGTACCGCTCTATTGGTATGATGATCCGGGTACTATGTGAGAAGATTGTAAACCCGAACGTACGGGTCGAGTCGCTGACTCTCATCAAGCGGCGCATTCTCTTCTCTAAGCTGGAGGGCTACCTCGACGCTCGATGCTACATGGCCGagcagtacgagtatctCAAGAGCGAGAACTCGGAAGGCATCACGATCGAGTCGCCTGAGTCTCGATTGGCAACCTCTCGAGCCGCAGAGGTGGTCATTCTCATGGCACTGGCGTCTCCAGACATGAAGCTCAATGTAATGGCGCTACGGTGTCTATGCATCGTTGTCAAGGAGACGTCTCTGACCGAAAACGTCAACTTTTTCCTGGCAAACCCGGACGCGACGAGTTTCACCATTGCCAAGAACTTCACCGTCTACTCTGACCTCTGCCAGCAGATTTACGCGCTCACTGGCCCTGCTGCACTCCAGAAACGGCTCAGAAAGTACCTCCAGCGAATCGACTACCCTTCTGAGTCGATTACGTCGGTTTGGAAAGAGATTGAAAAGCGGTGGAGCCGGCTGAACACCATTTTTGGCCATCTTTCCGACGCAGAAATCACCCGAGATGGACTCATCAACCAATGGAGAAACTACTCGGGCTTTCTGGCATCGCTGTCGGGCTGTTTTGTGCGATCCACAAGCTCCCAGTTTGCAGACAACCCTGCCGTGCAAATCATCCGAGACCATGTGTACGAGTTTCTGCAGACCATGGTGGGATTCATGGTGTCACCGAGCGCCTTGATCAGAGAGACTGCGTGTGAAGTACTGGCGATTGATGCGTCGCCCCTCGCCTACCATCACGTGTTCTCCGAGCTCGACCATCTCATCAACGACCACGTGACGCGCAAATCCGacaatctgctgctgcccgaGCAGGTTGCAGCCTTTGTGAAGTCGGTGCTCTCCCGAGTCAATGCCGAGGAATTTTATATCAACGTTGATCTTGGAGCACTGACGCTTCGTATCGCCAAACACCTCGAGTCTTACTCGGACTCtgacagtcacgtgatcaaacTGAAGCTGCGGGTGTCCATGTTAGCCCAGACAATTgccaagctgcaggaggGCTTGAATATTCGACACAATGCCGTCTATCGAACCTCCATGGTGACAATTCTGTCGCAATGGTTCCGGTCGGTGGCTCTGGAAACTGTAGAGCCGTCTTCAGAGCACATCAAGACGCCCACCACCCATCTCCATCGTCAGAAGATTGACCTTGCGGTCGCTTCCATCACCGCCATGGCTCTTTCTCTGGATTCTCTCGAGTTGGAAACATCTGAAGAGTCCGTAGAAGCCGACGGGGGCGTATCGTCTAAGATTGCAGCCTTTGCGATGCACTTCAACATGCTGCTCAAGACGATCGACAAGTTCTCGCCCGACCATACAGTCTACATGAGCCCTGGAGTAGCCTTTtccaaggacaaggtgAGTGCGATTCGCGAGAAGACAATTCTGGCCCTGTCCAACTTGATTTCTTCCAACGCTGACGTGGGACTCAAGTTTGCATTGCCTCTGGGCTTGCACAAGGACACACGTCTTCGGCTGGCATTCCTGGAGGTGTTCACCAAGATGGTGGGCAGCAAGATCCAGGTTCCGGAGGTGCTGTCTGACGAGCAGCAGTATGAAAAATTGGTGGCTTTTGTCATGACTAACATGGACATTACGTATCTCATTTGTGAGGGATGTCCGGGCACAGAGACTGATAATCTTAGTGAGCTTCTACTGGACTTGGCAGGTCCCAGAAgtctggagctggtgcaGCAGGTGATTTCTCGCGAGATTCAGGCTGCCCCTAGTGCCCCAGAGGTGCTGAGACGGAACTGTGTGGCGACGAGAATGCTCAGCAAGTACGCCAAAAGGGTGGGAGAGGGTTACCTGCGCGAGACTCTGCGAGGAGtgttgtcacgtgacgtctCTGACCTCTCTCGTGACGTGAGTGGCATGTCTGTGACTGACTCGGCGAGTGTGGCATCTATGGGCTCTGTGGGCTCTCGTTTGTCAGCTGGATCACGTGTTCCTGATGATAACTTCTCGCCTCGAGGGTCCGTCGACTCTGCACGTGACATGAGTACCTCGTTCGGGCAGGCCATTTCTCTGCTTGTGTCTTCATTTCCCAAaactctctctctcgtcCCCCCTCAACTGAAGTCTATCTGTCACACTATCTGGACGGTTTTTGAGGCCAGGTTCAAATCTTCTCCTACCAGTGCAGTTGGTGCCTTCATCTTTCTCCGATTCTTTTGCCCTGCAATTGTATCACCAGAAAGTGAAGGTTTAGTCACTGCCAAGCTCACTGGTGAGACTCGGAAGGAATGTCTGCAGCTCGCCAAGCTGCTCCAAAACATGGCGAACGGCACGTGTGCCCGTGTGCAGATGGACGGtatttcacgtgacttcctGGATTCCCAGACGGGCATTGTGAGCGGCTTTCTGCGTGACATTTCATCGTCACCGGGTGTCATTCTCGCCCGCGACGAGACCCCTGACCCCGTTGTCTCAGCCGACCTGTACACCTCCCAGCTCGGGCTGCACAAGTTTCTGTACAACCACTGGGAAGACATTTACCACCGGATTGCGTTGGACAAGCGTtacaagaagctgctccGGTCTCATCTGCAAaccgatcacgtgactgacGACGACAGTGTAGCCCAGAAGAGTAAGAACCTGACTATCCTGCTCAGCACCATGAAGAAACCCAAGGCATTCTACTCGGTGACTGCAGCCTCTGATGATGAGGCTCCTATCCGGCAGTTCATCCATAAGAACATGCACAGAGACGTCTCTGTGGCCACCCAAAAGTCCCAGGTGGTGCACATGGCTGTGCGGAAGGACGGTATTCCTGTGATTGTGGTCAACTGCCGCATGCATGACCCCAACACCATGGACACGGAGTACCTGCTTTATCGATTCTATCAAGTGGCGCTCAAGCTGTGGGAGCAAAAGTttgctgtggttgtggacgCCACGTTTTATACCGACAAGAACTACTTTGACCACACCGTGTTCCGGTCAATTGCCAAGATGGCGCCTGCCAAGATGCTCAGCAACTGCATTGCTCTGTACTTTCTCAACTGCTCTGTAGGCTTTGGAGACAGATTCAGACACACCAAGGAGGTGTTTCGAGCAGTGGAGTTTCTCAACCCCGACAAGATCCCCTGGAGGTTCCTAGACCCCAGCAACATTGAGGACACGTTCGACATTACCTCCTTGTCGCTGTTGCCGTACACCGTAGcgcagctcaaggagggagGGTACGAATACCGTGTGCGGCAAGTGATGCCTGCAGGCATGGAGGGCGCCGAGAGCCAGCTAGTGGTGACTGTGCCTGGCCAGCCCCCATTCCGCAACGTTGATTTCAAGGTCGGCGAGGATTTCATCCGGATTATGGCTGCCGACCTTGCGTACCCTTTCCCCGATGCCCCCTTGAGAACGGTGGACAGTATTCTGATCTCTACAGTGTCCGTCGTCATTGAGACCGAGGAAGGCTTCGTCGTCGTATACAGCGGTGGCGAGCTGCGGTTCCTATCTCCTCGAAAGAGCGAGATCGTGAGAACTATCAACGAAGTCCGCGCTAGAGAACATGTTGCCGCAGAGCCTGAAACAGACTTCAACAAGTTGATTGTCCGACCGGAGGATGTCATCCCAGCTCTGCTGAACATTGGTCTGCGATCGCTGGTGTCTGACGACAACAGCATTCGAACAACGGCCTACCGtcttctgtgtctcctTCAATCGTCGTTTGCCCTCGATTTTGGTCAGAATCTCATGCCATGCGAAGGTCTTGGAGTTCCTCATCTCTCGCTGCAACTGGCAGCGTTCTTATCCGAGGAAATCTCCATCACCCGTCCGGAAATGACGTATGACTTTCTGAGCGACTTTTTCACGGCGTTTGAGTCCGTGTCCGACTCAAAGCGCCAGGAGGTGATTGCGTACGCGAGCCCCTGGATCAGAAATATCTACGAGTACGTGTTTCTGACCGAGCACAATGGCTACGAGAAGACGGCGCGTCTCATTGGCCAGTTCTGCGACATCACATACCGCAACCCGTCCAACTACCATTGTTTTGTGCACCAGGTCTGGAAGGTGCTGTGCTCAGAGGACGAGCTGGCTGGAGTGCTCGTTAGCGAGATTGTGTCTCGTGTTACCTTTTGGCAGGGCCAGGGCCACTCGGCTGACAAGAGCAAGATTGAAAACATGGTTTCACTATTGACCACGTTCCCGTCAATCTCGCTGTGTGGCAGGATTGTCGTGGCCACACGTGCCATTGCCGAGGTGGCTCTGTCAGCATCACATAAGAAGCTGTCCAAGCATCCCAACTGGGACGAGCTGGGTATTCTTCTGCGAGTGTGCCGGGAAATTTTCTTTAACGCTCCCATGCTTGCCACTGAGTATCTGGCCGACGTGTGTTTCATCGTTTCCATCTTCGTTGACTCAGGCTCGCTGCAATTCCGCCAGTCACTGTACCATCTCATGGTGAACACGGCGCACTCGTTCGGTGAGAGCCCCAAGCTGCAGGCGCTGCTGAGTCAGATCAACGAGCCCAAGACGCGTCTGCTGTTTGGCCTGCACGCCGACAACTACTCGGCGTCGTCATCCACGGACATGGATAACTCTATCGTTGCCAACGTCGACTATCTCGAGTCATGCTGCTCGATTCTGCTCGATCTGTTGGATACGGTTGGCGACAAGGACCAGGCGAATATGTGGCGAACGCGGTGGATAACCTTTGTCGCCCGTGCAGCCTTCAACGACTCGCCGGCTGTCCAGGGCCGGGCCCTGGTTTTGCTGGGATGTCTGGCCAAGACGGAGGTTGAGGACGACATGGTGAGACGAGTGGTGGAGCTGTTGGTAAAGCAGATGACCATCGAGGATCCAGAGCTGGCCAGAGACATGGCCGTGTGTGCCATCTCGTGTCTCACCAAGATGGTCAGCGGCCTCGACCCTCGCTCATCCATCTATGTGGACcggctcttctggatcGCCATTGCCTGTGTGCGATCCAGCGAGACCACTGAGGTGTTCAACGCTGCCATGGGTCTGTTGGATGCTGTTGTCAAGAGCTTGGACAAATATGGTGACTTTCTGAACGGCTCTCTGGCTGATCTGCTCATGCCGGCGATCGAGAATGACACCTCGTGGGCCGAGTTTGACGCGCTATGTGGCATCAAGATGAGCCGCGAGTTCTTTGAGACCGCCGTGTGTGCCACGATTCTGCGAGGCATGCAGAAGAGTGTGACACGGCCGAGAACGCTGACAGTGCTCGAGACTCTACTCGAGGTGTCTGCCAAAACGTACGCCAAGACGCCGCGGTCCGAGTTTGACTTCCAGGACGACGATTACATGGCCACTACGCCGCCGCACTTGTGCtacctcttcttcttgcaTCTGTGTTCGCGATCTCGATCCAAGTTGCGGTCGTACTACTGGTTGGCTGGATACAGCGACACTGAACCGACCATGACGTCGTACAAATGCCCCGATGCGCTGTGGACGTACATTCGGTCCCCACACCCGTCCACAGTATTCGTTCTGGCTCTTGGAGCTCAGTTGTTCAAGACCTgtgaggacgacgaggtgatggagatgcGGTACCTTGGTGTGTTGAGTACCGCCGCCTCAGATGCGCCCACGAAGTTCATCCAGGTGTACTCAGACGTGCGACCAAAGCTGGCGTCGCACTGCTCGGCCACGCTCAACGTGGCGCTGTTGACGGTGGTAACGGAGGTGGTGTGCAAGGTGTTTTCGATTCCTGACATTTCCGAGCAGGTGGCGCGAGGACGCGAGACGTTGGAGGCGGGCCTCCGGGAGGCCGAGCTGGATTGCGTCACGGCATGTGCGGAGTTCAAtcccaaggacaaggattACCGCACTTTCCGTCACGTGGCGGCAAAGAGCGTCAAATCGCTGCAACCCCACAAGTATTATTGA